Proteins from a single region of Isachenkonia alkalipeptolytica:
- a CDS encoding Maf family protein, with product MGQFLILASKSPRRKEILQDLGFQLIVQQSDVDETCDGSYKSLEEKVISIARKKAQAVASRTDRSGEKTIVLASDTMVFLNDEVLEKPKSRREAYIMLAKLSNKKHRVITVTVIIDDKKQQTFENASKTDVYFKDLDKKAINGYLDHNQYRDKAGAYGIQNNGDLLIDKIDGDYFNVMGLSASTVTDYFKKYHNEVISTERLFDKHKNLIKKFRSDGDSNE from the coding sequence ATGGGTCAGTTTCTTATATTAGCATCAAAGTCTCCTCGAAGAAAAGAAATATTACAGGACTTGGGGTTTCAACTAATTGTGCAGCAAAGTGATGTGGATGAAACCTGTGATGGAAGTTATAAGAGCCTGGAAGAGAAGGTTATCAGTATCGCACGAAAAAAAGCCCAAGCGGTGGCTTCAAGGACCGACAGGTCCGGGGAAAAAACTATAGTTCTGGCTTCGGACACTATGGTTTTTCTTAATGATGAGGTTTTAGAAAAACCTAAAAGTCGTAGAGAAGCCTATATTATGCTGGCGAAATTATCCAATAAAAAACATAGAGTGATTACTGTAACTGTGATCATTGATGATAAGAAGCAACAGACATTTGAAAACGCTAGTAAGACCGATGTATATTTTAAGGACTTAGATAAAAAAGCTATCAATGGGTATTTAGACCATAACCAGTATAGAGATAAAGCCGGTGCTTATGGAATTCAAAATAACGGGGACTTATTAATAGATAAAATTGATGGAGACTATTTTAATGTTATGGGCCTTTCTGCATCGACGGTGACAGACTATTTCAAAAAGTACCACAATGAAGTGATATCAACAGAAAGATTATTTGATAAACATAAAAATTTGATAAAAAAATTCAGGAGTGACGGTGACAGCAATGAGTAA
- the mreD gene encoding rod shape-determining protein MreD has protein sequence MNKIIIIGILTVNIILQTTVLNFVSISSASLNTSLLLIVAISVYLEPKESFLYALYTGLLLDTVTGVFIGLNTFIFLLVAYGISIIQEEMVKESYLTPLVLGMVSIVLYNFLSLFFVYLMGYTVRLAHYFSFNTLIEIAYNSVFMLLIYTLFSKFYNRRIKEVKY, from the coding sequence ATGAATAAAATAATAATTATTGGGATTCTCACCGTTAACATAATTTTGCAAACCACTGTTTTGAACTTTGTAAGCATTAGTAGTGCCAGTCTAAACACCAGTTTGCTGTTAATTGTTGCCATAAGTGTTTATTTAGAACCGAAGGAGAGCTTTCTCTACGCTCTCTATACGGGATTGTTGCTGGACACCGTAACCGGGGTATTTATCGGTCTGAATACTTTCATTTTTCTGCTGGTTGCCTACGGCATATCAATTATTCAAGAGGAAATGGTAAAGGAAAGCTATTTAACTCCACTAGTATTAGGGATGGTGTCAATTGTTCTATACAATTTTCTTAGCTTATTTTTTGTTTACTTGATGGGATATACAGTGAGACTCGCTCATTACTTCAGTTTTAATACCTTGATTGAAATTGCATACAATAGCGTTTTTATGCTGTTGATATACACTTTGTTTAGTAAGTTCTACAATCGAAGAATAAAAGAAGTAAAATACTAG
- a CDS encoding penicillin-binding transpeptidase domain-containing protein, with the protein MTMDKKTTRRYVLLVFVILGVFAVIFLRLASLMIVEGEVYRNRAANSILKTVSTPAPRGEIYTRDGDPLARNNVSYNIEIMRNETIDADINDLAFELMSILRKNGDVQEDEFPIVFSEDGEPHFTYDQKIDQWKETYDLEEVANAKEAFEVLKYRYELEDLEDSEAQKFFIEEASEISVPISISSWKFREELNKERWMGSYRIEDYDMTAKEVFAHIREEVFEIDSQLSKEEARDVMIFRDQIQRQGSYFQYQPVTIIEDISLDSVIAIEENIHRFPGVNVVKKPIRHYPNDSLASHILGHVGRIATEKEIEHYVDELGYEKNDVIGKMGIEHAFEEDLQGKRGSEEVLVDSRGRRQETLETVDPVPGKNIYTSIDKNLQKKTENILEEVINTIQQGGTYETPWGTDTFQNAQGRIYDKAKSGSAVVLDVNTGKVLALANYPDFDPNLFTTGISSDDWEKLQPENPNDRLSPTPLRNIAISSAVQPGSVYKMVVGLAALEYGLDPNYRMRDTGYIEVDRDGNQIFGNWLWNQNRGYLGSQNLVEAIADSNNIYFGSVLRNWDYSRDRALPFSMSVDQMLEFSKELGLNDASGIEIKVPSEESGNIPSEEMKTLGIERSLRWKLSNDLRLEHLDPEVVDLTEDPREDIIDEIISWTDENPSRGELYNRLLEVGIEREYIDRIDGDAGWVDIIKYSYFNQAYWTKMDELNLSIGQGEHQYTPIQMANLMAIFANGGTRYEVSAIDRIEDPLTGEFENKEPKIANELALDDPRHLDIINEGMLKTTEEGTPRRYFQNFPVDVAGKTGTAQFTGKIPPKDEVEYLLEHLNRFRVSEDEVYRKIDELREENPEDPRFLEESYAMREAIKALNPSMDNQKLNQYKDDYDNYSWFIGFAPYEDPEIAVAVVIHQGGTGGYSAPIFREIVAEHLGMNKALEEENEELEDVDEEEGSTVNP; encoded by the coding sequence ATGACTATGGATAAAAAAACCACAAGAAGATATGTATTATTAGTTTTCGTCATATTAGGGGTTTTTGCAGTAATTTTTCTGCGACTGGCGAGCTTGATGATCGTGGAGGGAGAGGTTTACAGAAATCGTGCGGCAAACAGTATTTTAAAAACCGTTTCCACACCGGCCCCCCGTGGAGAAATCTATACTAGGGATGGGGACCCGCTAGCAAGAAATAATGTCAGTTACAACATTGAGATTATGAGAAATGAGACCATAGATGCCGATATTAATGACTTGGCATTTGAATTAATGAGCATTCTTCGTAAAAATGGAGATGTGCAAGAAGATGAGTTTCCCATTGTTTTTTCTGAGGATGGAGAGCCCCACTTTACCTATGATCAGAAGATTGATCAGTGGAAGGAAACCTATGATTTGGAAGAAGTCGCTAATGCAAAGGAAGCTTTTGAAGTATTAAAGTATCGGTATGAACTGGAGGACCTTGAAGACAGTGAAGCTCAAAAATTTTTCATTGAGGAAGCTTCAGAAATATCAGTACCTATTTCTATTAGTAGCTGGAAGTTTCGTGAAGAGCTCAATAAAGAACGTTGGATGGGCAGTTATAGAATTGAAGATTATGACATGACGGCAAAAGAAGTCTTTGCACATATACGAGAAGAAGTTTTTGAAATTGACAGTCAGTTATCAAAAGAAGAAGCCCGGGATGTTATGATCTTTCGGGATCAGATTCAGCGACAAGGGTCCTATTTTCAGTATCAGCCGGTTACAATTATTGAAGATATCAGTTTGGATTCCGTGATTGCCATTGAAGAAAACATTCATAGATTCCCCGGGGTCAATGTAGTGAAAAAACCGATAAGACATTATCCAAATGATTCTCTGGCATCTCATATCTTAGGCCATGTGGGTCGGATAGCAACAGAGAAGGAAATTGAGCATTACGTAGACGAGCTGGGCTATGAGAAAAATGATGTTATTGGGAAAATGGGAATAGAACACGCCTTCGAAGAGGACTTGCAAGGGAAAAGAGGTTCTGAGGAAGTATTGGTTGATTCGAGAGGACGAAGGCAGGAGACTTTAGAAACCGTAGATCCGGTACCCGGGAAAAATATATATACCAGTATTGATAAAAATTTACAGAAAAAAACGGAAAACATTTTAGAGGAAGTAATCAATACTATCCAACAGGGTGGAACTTATGAAACCCCTTGGGGGACAGATACGTTTCAAAATGCCCAGGGACGGATTTACGATAAAGCAAAGAGTGGTTCAGCTGTGGTCCTGGATGTTAATACAGGAAAAGTATTGGCCTTAGCGAATTATCCGGATTTTGATCCTAATTTATTTACTACGGGAATCAGCAGTGATGACTGGGAGAAACTACAACCGGAAAATCCTAATGATCGTTTGTCACCGACTCCTTTGCGAAATATAGCTATTAGTTCGGCAGTGCAGCCGGGGTCGGTATATAAGATGGTTGTGGGATTGGCAGCTTTAGAATATGGTCTGGATCCCAATTATCGTATGCGGGATACCGGTTATATCGAGGTGGATCGAGATGGCAATCAAATTTTTGGAAACTGGTTATGGAATCAAAACAGAGGCTACTTAGGTAGTCAAAACTTAGTGGAGGCTATCGCGGATTCGAACAATATTTATTTTGGTTCTGTTCTTCGAAATTGGGATTACTCCAGAGATCGGGCGCTACCTTTCAGTATGAGTGTTGATCAAATGTTGGAATTTTCAAAAGAATTAGGGCTAAATGATGCCTCTGGAATAGAAATCAAGGTTCCCTCAGAAGAATCCGGCAACATCCCCAGCGAAGAAATGAAAACTTTGGGTATCGAAAGATCTCTTCGGTGGAAACTAAGCAATGATTTACGACTGGAACATTTAGATCCGGAAGTGGTAGATCTTACGGAAGACCCTCGAGAAGATATTATCGATGAGATTATTTCCTGGACGGATGAAAACCCTTCAAGGGGAGAACTGTATAATCGGCTACTGGAAGTCGGAATTGAAAGGGAATACATTGACCGAATTGACGGCGATGCAGGTTGGGTGGATATTATTAAGTATAGTTACTTTAACCAAGCCTATTGGACGAAGATGGACGAGTTAAACCTTTCCATTGGACAAGGGGAGCATCAATACACTCCGATCCAAATGGCTAATCTAATGGCGATTTTTGCAAACGGAGGCACAAGATATGAAGTATCTGCAATCGATAGGATCGAAGATCCTTTAACCGGTGAATTCGAGAACAAGGAGCCGAAGATTGCAAACGAGTTAGCTTTAGATGATCCGCGGCATCTTGATATAATAAACGAAGGGATGCTTAAGACCACGGAGGAAGGAACCCCAAGAAGATACTTTCAAAATTTTCCGGTTGATGTAGCCGGGAAAACCGGTACAGCGCAGTTCACTGGTAAAATCCCCCCGAAAGATGAAGTGGAATACCTTCTAGAACATTTAAATCGATTCAGGGTATCCGAAGATGAGGTCTATAGAAAAATAGACGAATTAAGAGAAGAGAATCCGGAAGATCCCAGGTTTCTAGAAGAAAGTTATGCTATGAGAGAAGCGATTAAAGCACTGAATCCCAGTATGGATAATCAGAAATTAAATCAATATAAGGATGATTACGATAATTATTCCTGGTTTATTGGTTTTGCTCCTTACGAAGATCCGGAAATCGCTGTGGCGGTAGTGATCCACCAAGGAGGAACTGGTGGGTACTCCGCACCAATTTTTAGAGAAATTGTTGCAGAGCATTTAGGCATGAATAAGGCTTTAGAAGAGGAAAATGAAGAGCTTGAGGATGTTGATGAGGAAGAGGGGAGCACTGTGAATCCATAG
- the mreC gene encoding rod shape-determining protein MreC: protein MSKSLINRKTATIITILLILAVIFMGITSGEREKVSVIERWIGNVITPIQRAVMTPIHGIQDRVYDIANFAQLNQQNQELEQSLIEKEQELIEARLSESELEELRGLQESLNFVSAADHGEPVSARIISKSHADWFNVFTINAGENHGIVQDGVVLSEKGLVGRVIEVGDNWARVMSISDSNSSVSFKVLRDANVEGIVQGSVTDSLEGYLFDPRMEIEIGDQLVTSGQGIFPEGVLIGEVTEIGKSSEQLLDAVKVEPAVDFQKINRVLVLDMEEDG from the coding sequence ATGAGTAAATCTTTGATCAATAGAAAAACAGCAACTATTATTACGATTCTCCTAATCCTCGCGGTGATTTTTATGGGAATCACTTCCGGAGAAAGGGAAAAGGTCAGCGTTATTGAACGGTGGATAGGAAATGTCATTACTCCTATTCAGCGGGCAGTTATGACCCCGATCCATGGAATACAGGACAGAGTATATGATATTGCAAACTTTGCTCAACTCAATCAACAAAATCAAGAACTGGAACAAAGTTTGATTGAAAAAGAACAGGAACTTATCGAAGCGCGACTCTCGGAAAGTGAGCTGGAAGAACTTCGAGGCCTGCAAGAATCTTTAAACTTCGTATCCGCTGCGGATCACGGGGAACCGGTATCTGCCCGAATTATTTCTAAGTCCCATGCGGACTGGTTTAATGTGTTCACCATCAATGCCGGGGAAAATCACGGTATAGTACAAGATGGTGTGGTACTCAGCGAAAAAGGATTAGTAGGGAGAGTCATTGAAGTGGGAGATAATTGGGCACGGGTGATGTCTATTTCTGACAGCAACAGTTCTGTAAGCTTCAAGGTCCTCCGGGATGCAAACGTAGAAGGGATTGTCCAAGGCAGTGTCACGGACAGCTTAGAAGGGTATCTTTTTGACCCCCGAATGGAAATCGAAATAGGGGATCAATTGGTAACCTCCGGACAAGGGATTTTTCCTGAAGGTGTACTAATTGGAGAAGTAACGGAAATCGGGAAATCTAGTGAACAGTTACTAGATGCAGTGAAAGTTGAACCGGCAGTGGATTTTCAAAAAATCAATCGGGTTCTAGTATTGGACATGGAGGAAGACGGCTAA